In Microvenator marinus, one genomic interval encodes:
- a CDS encoding FHA domain-containing protein gives MVTCPNCARENDDQYKYCLGCGTVLPKAEPKPVDEGPRMIACPHCGSQVPSNFRFCGACGGAIAAATQPPASAATASTPAPTPSPPVPTEPEPPVSRNAGYLVVIRPDGSEGARINLEFGEVVLGRTTGHAALDNDPFLSPQHARLEVKDGHCLIHDLNSLNGVFMRVVGEVEVQHGDYLRFGQELVHFEFMSQVAPIVPKANETLTGGAPDTGYWARLSLISGPDLETRAFVFSADEIAIGREIGDVLFRDDGFVSGRHAKIYKVENKAFVKDLGSSNGTYLRIRKEKKLNAGELVLMGQQLFRLVM, from the coding sequence GTGGTCACCTGTCCAAATTGTGCTCGCGAAAATGATGACCAGTACAAGTACTGCCTAGGTTGTGGGACTGTTCTGCCCAAAGCTGAGCCTAAGCCTGTGGATGAAGGTCCTCGCATGATCGCGTGCCCTCATTGTGGCTCTCAAGTTCCAAGTAATTTTAGATTCTGTGGAGCGTGCGGTGGCGCCATCGCAGCGGCAACTCAACCGCCAGCAAGTGCAGCAACTGCGTCCACGCCCGCGCCCACACCGAGTCCACCTGTACCCACAGAACCGGAACCACCGGTTTCAAGGAATGCCGGGTACCTGGTGGTGATTCGTCCAGACGGATCCGAAGGGGCACGCATCAACCTGGAGTTCGGCGAGGTAGTCTTGGGGCGCACCACAGGTCACGCAGCCCTGGACAACGATCCGTTCCTTTCTCCGCAACACGCACGGCTTGAGGTTAAGGACGGGCATTGTCTCATCCACGACCTAAACAGCCTCAATGGCGTGTTTATGAGAGTGGTAGGCGAGGTTGAAGTTCAACACGGGGACTACCTGAGGTTTGGACAAGAGCTCGTGCACTTTGAATTCATGTCCCAGGTGGCTCCGATTGTGCCAAAAGCCAATGAAACGCTTACTGGTGGCGCGCCGGACACCGGTTATTGGGCCCGATTGTCTTTGATCAGCGGTCCCGACTTGGAGACGCGTGCGTTCGTCTTCTCAGCAGACGAGATCGCGATTGGCCGTGAGATCGGAGACGTCCTCTTCCGTGATGATGGGTTCGTCTCAGGACGGCACGCGAAGATCTACAAGGTCGAGAATAAGGCGTTCGTCAAAGACCTCGGTAGTTCAAACGGCACCTACCTGAGAATCCGCAAAGAGAAGAAACTCAACGCCGGTGAGTTGGTCCTTATGGGACAGCAACTCTTCCGACTGGTGATGTAG
- the sctV gene encoding type III secretion system export apparatus subunit SctV encodes MEQSSVTTKAFISKYSDLVLAMVVVGMVGMLIVPLPTFILDLLLTLNIATAVTLLMVSLYIPSAVKLASFPTILLLTTLFRLALNVSSTRLILLQADAGEVIEAFGNFVVQGNYVVGGVIFLILTIIQFLVIAKGSERVSEVGARFTLDAMPGKQMSIDADLRAGAFDLTEARRRRAAVQRESQLYGAMDGAMKFVKGDAIAGIIMTGINIIAGMVVGILQLEMSAGDAAKTYTLLTIGDGLVSQIPALLISLTAGIIVTRVAGDEETNLGKDIFGQIMSYPKALAIAAGLLFAFAIIPGLPTVPFVLLGSGLALIAYRLMGRGDNKATEVEQVAQEVKEEAREQAAQVQVLFPSVMPMSIDLGSELVKSLSEERIQWLKDTIGSMREGVFFETGVKVPNVRVRTDGRNVREWGVGVSIEEIPVESVEFPQGKVFVAERPEALTALGLEVEATTHPMTRRPASWVKAEDASVVEGGGFKVWDGAGYALIRLTASAKANVSRFIGVQETQAMLEQLEGPFPATVQEVVPRQVSLQQLTEVLKRLAEEGISIRNLRGILEILADRARGETDPIVLTERVREGLSRFITHQVARPDGSVVAYLVDRELEDIVSGAVRHAPDGSYLALPPDVTREILAAVRRCVQSDIEKGKTPVLLADQSVRRYIKRLVSLEFPECMVLGFQELDPAHKIQPLGRVAL; translated from the coding sequence ATGGAACAATCTAGTGTAACAACCAAAGCTTTCATCAGTAAGTACAGCGACCTCGTTCTCGCGATGGTCGTGGTCGGAATGGTGGGGATGTTGATCGTCCCGCTTCCAACGTTCATCTTAGACCTCCTGCTGACTCTCAATATCGCCACGGCGGTTACGCTCTTGATGGTCAGCCTCTACATTCCGTCTGCTGTAAAACTCGCGAGTTTCCCAACAATTCTTTTGCTGACGACGCTCTTTCGTCTTGCGCTCAACGTATCCTCCACACGTCTCATCTTGTTGCAGGCGGATGCCGGAGAAGTGATTGAAGCGTTTGGGAACTTCGTTGTGCAAGGGAACTACGTGGTCGGTGGCGTGATCTTCTTGATTTTGACCATCATCCAGTTCCTCGTGATCGCTAAGGGATCTGAGCGTGTTTCGGAGGTCGGTGCGAGGTTCACGCTCGATGCGATGCCAGGCAAGCAGATGTCGATCGACGCCGATTTGAGGGCTGGAGCGTTTGATCTCACCGAGGCCAGACGACGGCGCGCTGCGGTTCAGAGAGAGAGTCAGTTGTATGGCGCGATGGACGGCGCGATGAAGTTCGTCAAGGGCGATGCCATTGCTGGTATCATCATGACCGGAATCAATATCATTGCGGGGATGGTGGTCGGTATTTTGCAACTCGAGATGAGTGCCGGAGATGCTGCCAAGACCTACACACTTTTGACCATTGGTGACGGCCTCGTTTCTCAGATTCCAGCGCTCTTGATCTCGTTGACGGCCGGTATCATCGTGACTCGTGTCGCGGGCGATGAAGAGACCAATCTTGGTAAGGACATCTTCGGCCAGATCATGAGCTATCCCAAGGCGCTCGCCATCGCGGCTGGACTACTCTTCGCGTTCGCGATTATTCCGGGGCTCCCGACGGTGCCTTTCGTGCTTCTAGGGTCAGGGCTCGCGCTGATCGCGTACCGTTTGATGGGACGAGGTGACAACAAGGCAACAGAAGTTGAACAGGTTGCTCAAGAGGTCAAAGAGGAGGCGCGGGAGCAAGCAGCGCAAGTGCAAGTACTCTTCCCGAGTGTGATGCCAATGTCTATCGACCTCGGAAGCGAGCTCGTCAAATCCCTCTCTGAAGAGCGTATCCAGTGGCTCAAAGACACCATCGGTTCCATGCGTGAGGGCGTGTTCTTTGAGACAGGCGTAAAAGTCCCCAACGTTCGCGTTCGGACAGATGGCCGAAACGTTCGAGAATGGGGGGTTGGAGTTTCGATTGAAGAGATTCCAGTGGAGTCGGTAGAATTTCCTCAGGGCAAAGTGTTTGTGGCCGAAAGGCCGGAGGCCTTGACGGCTCTTGGTCTTGAAGTGGAAGCCACCACACACCCGATGACACGGCGGCCGGCATCCTGGGTCAAAGCCGAGGATGCTTCTGTTGTGGAAGGCGGTGGCTTTAAGGTGTGGGATGGTGCGGGATATGCCTTGATTCGGCTGACAGCTTCGGCCAAGGCCAACGTCTCTCGGTTCATTGGCGTACAGGAGACTCAGGCCATGTTGGAGCAACTTGAGGGGCCGTTTCCAGCCACGGTTCAGGAGGTCGTTCCAAGGCAGGTCAGTTTGCAGCAGTTGACCGAGGTGCTGAAGCGTTTGGCAGAGGAGGGGATTTCAATCAGGAATCTGCGTGGAATCCTCGAGATCTTAGCCGATCGTGCGCGCGGTGAAACGGATCCGATTGTGCTGACAGAACGGGTGCGAGAAGGCCTATCACGCTTTATTACTCATCAAGTTGCGCGTCCGGATGGCTCAGTTGTGGCCTACTTGGTTGACCGCGAGCTCGAGGACATTGTGTCAGGGGCGGTTCGCCACGCGCCGGATGGGAGCTACCTGGCACTCCCGCCGGATGTGACTCGAGAGATTCTGGCCGCGGTTAGACGTTGTGTTCAAAGTGATATCGAGAAGGGTAAGACTCCGGTTCTATTGGCCGATCAATCCGTGCGTAGGTACATCAAACGCCTTGTGTCTTTGGAGTTCCCCGAGTGTATGGTCCTTGGGTTCCAAGAGCTAGATCCCGCTCATAAGATTCAGCCCCTTGGAAGGGTCGCGCTCTAG
- a CDS encoding serine/threonine-protein kinase: MSESSIKRQPTSHPTPTLRYGDRLGDYLINGFAGTGATSFVYRARHESSFESVAIKVLHPHLLEDEVKRRRFLREAHMMMAMRHPNIVRFHEILELGDQLAFVMEYIEGRTLETWQKKYAAMADEETLTCLFMDILRGVGNAHRHGIVHRDLKPANVMITQAEDRLVAKIIDFGVARFADRPVEPEDKAKIVGTAAYISPEEVRNPELVGPSSDLYSIGVMMYETACGRRPFEGMPIKELMRAHSEVEPESPREVRPELTPHLERVILRTLSKTPDARFKDARELMVALERAMAGMEDLGVLEEGPTKEWGRVEDVLPSDPEEKRKALEFLLWLRHSMFFVMAFMMSSGYRGDSQDPHHLNRGGVEYFH, encoded by the coding sequence ATGTCTGAATCCTCAATTAAGCGCCAACCAACGTCACACCCAACGCCTACGCTGCGTTACGGTGACCGGTTGGGAGACTACCTCATCAACGGTTTTGCCGGAACAGGCGCCACAAGCTTTGTCTATCGTGCGCGGCACGAGTCGAGCTTCGAATCCGTGGCTATCAAGGTGCTTCACCCCCATCTCTTGGAGGATGAGGTTAAGCGGCGTCGGTTTCTGCGTGAGGCACATATGATGATGGCCATGCGCCATCCGAATATCGTGCGGTTTCACGAGATCTTGGAACTGGGTGACCAGTTGGCCTTTGTGATGGAGTACATCGAAGGGCGTACGTTGGAGACGTGGCAAAAGAAGTACGCGGCAATGGCGGATGAAGAGACGCTTACGTGCCTCTTTATGGACATCCTCAGGGGCGTTGGAAATGCGCATCGGCATGGGATTGTGCATAGGGATTTGAAGCCTGCAAATGTCATGATTACGCAGGCCGAAGACCGTTTGGTAGCAAAGATTATCGACTTCGGTGTGGCCCGGTTTGCGGACCGTCCGGTGGAGCCGGAGGATAAGGCCAAGATCGTAGGAACGGCGGCGTACATCAGTCCAGAAGAGGTCCGAAACCCCGAGCTAGTGGGTCCTTCGTCCGATCTCTACAGCATCGGGGTCATGATGTACGAGACGGCCTGTGGGCGTCGACCCTTTGAAGGGATGCCCATCAAAGAGTTGATGAGAGCACATTCGGAAGTCGAGCCCGAGTCGCCGCGAGAGGTGCGTCCCGAGCTCACGCCACATCTTGAACGCGTGATCCTTCGTACACTAAGCAAAACGCCTGACGCACGATTTAAAGACGCTAGGGAGCTGATGGTGGCCCTTGAGCGAGCGATGGCTGGAATGGAGGATTTGGGAGTGCTTGAGGAAGGCCCCACAAAGGAGTGGGGAAGGGTGGAGGACGTGCTGCCTAGCGACCCAGAGGAGAAGCGAAAAGCGTTGGAGTTCTTACTCTGGCTTCGGCACTCCATGTTCTTCGTCATGGCGTTCATGATGAGCAGCGGCTACCGCGGTGATTCTCAAGACCCTCATCATCTCAACCGTGGCGGCGTGGAATACTTTCATTAA
- a CDS encoding molybdenum cofactor biosynthesis protein, with translation MIVHVKFFAVLKEKAGVDSLELDVAGPITLDDLFSLLCREYPFESLKPYLRGSRNLEFVGWETELADGDEVAFIPPVSGGSAMVHIQDQTLEPLDVRALVSSPTHGAVVTFEGVVRNHNEGHEVDTLLYEVYEEMALSELAKTRAEAETRWPVKVAIHHRVGLMHVGDIAVVIAVGSPHRKEAFEAAEWVIDHLKQVAPIWKKETGPDGATWVGLGP, from the coding sequence ATGATCGTCCACGTGAAATTTTTCGCCGTTCTAAAAGAAAAGGCAGGAGTCGACTCTCTCGAACTTGACGTCGCCGGCCCAATCACGCTCGACGACCTCTTCTCCTTGCTTTGCCGCGAATACCCCTTCGAGTCCCTCAAGCCCTATTTACGCGGGTCGCGCAATCTTGAGTTCGTCGGGTGGGAAACCGAGCTTGCGGACGGAGACGAGGTTGCGTTCATCCCTCCCGTCTCAGGCGGCTCTGCGATGGTTCACATCCAGGACCAAACTCTCGAACCTCTTGATGTGCGCGCGTTGGTTTCTTCACCCACTCACGGCGCAGTCGTGACATTCGAAGGTGTTGTTCGCAATCACAATGAGGGCCATGAGGTCGATACACTACTCTACGAAGTCTATGAGGAAATGGCCCTCTCCGAGCTCGCCAAAACGCGAGCCGAGGCCGAGACGCGCTGGCCCGTAAAGGTTGCGATTCATCACCGAGTAGGCCTGATGCATGTCGGAGACATCGCTGTGGTCATCGCTGTGGGTTCCCCGCATCGAAAGGAAGCATTCGAGGCTGCCGAGTGGGTCATCGACCACCTAAAGCAAGTTGCGCCGATCTGGAAAAAAGAAACTGGGCCTGACGGCGCAACATGGGTTGGACTCGGACCTTAG
- the rpoD gene encoding RNA polymerase sigma factor RpoD: protein MGETKTKNKSQKAPINNVEDDFIGQRTEARRNAKVQAGEGSEEWKDGFDPVKMYLRRIGQVTLLTREGEVAIAKEIEAGREIVFDCIVSCENGIEQMLALPDRLRGGTARAREVFDEYSPSDEDSDQPVAPDVFKRFERLKKAYQSHQEKVAEVAELSKKRSKDKEALEEAEKAEQRAKRRLVNAVRECRLSQRFINEVVGNIKEASSSIRRCERRLEEYARVSKESREKLDIMADTYMAGDEVDYTGFRFGEDYIVEYIQVREHFTALQTRVERDFKMTRAELDLLVSKIDEGEQRAERGKSEMIRANLRLVVSIAKKYVNRGMHFLDLIQEGNIGLMRAVEKFEYQRGHKFSTYATWWIRQAITRAIADQARTIRIPVHLIETINRIVRTSRQLEQDLGREPEPDEIAAKLDIPVEAVRRALKISRQPVSLETPIGEDDSQLGDFIEDENSPSPMEEAVFQALREQTQELLSSLTPREEKILRMRFGIGEPTDHTLEEVGQDFNLTRERIRQIEAKALQKLRQANRADSLRPFYDSNG, encoded by the coding sequence GTGGGCGAAACAAAGACAAAGAATAAATCGCAGAAGGCACCAATCAATAACGTCGAAGATGACTTCATCGGGCAACGCACCGAGGCTCGGCGAAATGCTAAAGTACAGGCGGGAGAAGGAAGTGAGGAGTGGAAAGATGGGTTCGATCCCGTAAAGATGTACCTGAGACGTATCGGCCAAGTCACGCTCCTGACGAGGGAAGGCGAGGTGGCTATCGCCAAAGAAATCGAAGCGGGTCGTGAAATCGTGTTCGATTGCATCGTCAGCTGCGAAAATGGAATCGAGCAAATGCTGGCGCTACCGGACCGACTTCGTGGCGGAACAGCTCGTGCTCGAGAGGTTTTTGACGAGTATTCGCCGAGCGATGAAGATAGTGACCAGCCCGTCGCTCCTGATGTGTTTAAACGGTTCGAGCGGCTCAAAAAAGCTTATCAATCACACCAAGAGAAAGTGGCAGAAGTTGCCGAGTTGAGTAAGAAACGCTCGAAAGACAAGGAGGCGCTTGAAGAGGCCGAAAAGGCTGAACAACGGGCCAAGAGGCGCTTGGTCAACGCCGTTCGTGAGTGTCGTCTTTCTCAACGATTTATCAACGAAGTTGTCGGGAATATCAAAGAGGCTTCTAGCTCAATTAGGCGCTGTGAGCGGCGGCTTGAAGAATACGCGAGAGTGTCTAAAGAGAGTCGGGAGAAGCTCGACATAATGGCCGACACCTATATGGCTGGTGACGAGGTCGATTACACCGGGTTTAGGTTCGGCGAGGATTATATCGTCGAGTACATTCAGGTGCGTGAGCATTTCACCGCACTTCAAACGCGAGTGGAACGAGACTTCAAGATGACTCGCGCCGAGCTCGACCTGCTTGTGAGTAAGATCGACGAGGGAGAGCAACGCGCCGAGCGTGGGAAGAGCGAGATGATTCGTGCAAACCTGCGCTTGGTGGTCTCGATTGCCAAGAAGTACGTGAACCGCGGCATGCATTTTCTCGACCTGATCCAAGAGGGAAATATCGGCTTGATGAGAGCCGTAGAAAAGTTCGAGTATCAGCGAGGACATAAGTTCTCCACCTACGCCACGTGGTGGATTCGTCAGGCGATTACCCGTGCGATTGCGGACCAGGCGCGTACCATTCGAATCCCGGTACACTTGATTGAGACTATCAATCGAATTGTACGAACATCACGCCAGCTAGAGCAGGATTTGGGACGCGAACCTGAGCCTGATGAAATCGCAGCAAAGCTCGATATTCCAGTTGAGGCAGTGCGCCGTGCGCTAAAGATCTCTCGTCAACCTGTGAGTTTGGAAACACCGATTGGTGAGGATGATAGTCAGCTTGGAGATTTCATCGAGGATGAAAATTCGCCGAGCCCGATGGAAGAAGCCGTATTCCAAGCATTGCGTGAGCAGACTCAGGAGCTACTTTCGAGCCTTACTCCCCGTGAAGAGAAGATTCTGCGGATGCGATTTGGAATCGGTGAGCCTACGGACCACACTCTTGAGGAAGTTGGGCAGGACTTCAATTTGACCAGAGAGCGCATTCGTCAGATTGAAGCTAAAGCGCTCCAGAAGCTGAGGCAGGCGAATCGTGCTGATTCTCTGCGGCCGTTCTATGACAGCAACGGCTAA
- a CDS encoding MerR family transcriptional regulator, with protein sequence METQRAKKYFKIGEIARELEVEPHVLRYWETEFDQLTPHKTRSGQRSYDQADLELLKAIRWLLYDEMYTIAGARNQLARMKEAGRGYGPMSLLEPTQQNLLLSSEQEKRIHELEQELQALRSMSTEIESLRDMLEQTELENEVLSAQLRDAEANVGAGGDVEAMGAEIDALREVISKLRSSQESMTEEKGWLEAENNRLQSIANQRRQHRRGAIMGVRKELERLKEMCA encoded by the coding sequence TTGGAAACTCAGCGCGCAAAAAAGTATTTCAAAATTGGGGAGATAGCTCGAGAGCTCGAAGTGGAGCCTCACGTGCTCCGTTATTGGGAGACGGAGTTTGACCAATTGACGCCTCATAAGACGAGGAGTGGTCAACGCTCTTACGATCAGGCGGATCTTGAGCTCTTAAAGGCTATCCGTTGGTTGCTCTACGACGAGATGTATACCATCGCAGGAGCGAGGAACCAGCTTGCGCGCATGAAGGAAGCCGGTCGTGGTTACGGTCCAATGTCTTTGCTCGAGCCCACACAACAGAATCTTCTGCTTTCATCGGAGCAGGAGAAGCGGATTCATGAGCTCGAACAGGAGCTGCAGGCACTTCGGTCCATGAGTACCGAGATTGAGTCTCTGCGCGACATGCTTGAGCAGACTGAACTCGAGAACGAAGTTTTGAGTGCGCAACTTCGAGATGCTGAAGCCAATGTAGGGGCTGGAGGCGACGTTGAGGCGATGGGTGCAGAGATTGACGCGCTTCGCGAAGTCATTTCGAAGCTTCGAAGCTCTCAAGAGTCGATGACTGAGGAAAAGGGCTGGCTTGAGGCCGAGAACAATCGGCTACAGTCCATTGCTAATCAGCGGCGTCAGCATCGCCGTGGGGCAATTATGGGAGTTCGCAAGGAACTTGAGCGCCTCAAGGAAATGTGCGCCTGA
- a CDS encoding integration host factor subunit alpha has product MTKAGIVDSVYERVGVSKKEATEYVEAVFETMKETLESGDSIKVSGFGKFEVREKGKRIGRNPRTGVEIEIPERRVLRFKVSQVLKDELND; this is encoded by the coding sequence ATGACAAAAGCCGGTATTGTTGATTCTGTGTATGAGCGAGTTGGAGTTTCGAAGAAGGAAGCAACGGAATACGTTGAGGCCGTTTTTGAGACCATGAAAGAGACATTGGAGTCCGGCGACTCAATTAAAGTTAGTGGATTTGGTAAGTTTGAAGTTCGTGAAAAAGGCAAGCGTATTGGTCGCAATCCTCGCACGGGCGTAGAGATTGAGATTCCTGAGCGCCGTGTGCTCCGCTTTAAAGTGAGCCAGGTGCTAAAAGACGAGTTGAATGACTGA
- the pheT gene encoding phenylalanine--tRNA ligase subunit beta yields MKVARTWLNDWVDLKGVDFKSVIEQLSLRGLEVASLKELADDHVVVGRIDEIVDHPNSDKLVICKVDVGDGRLRQIGCGAKNMKAGDLVPVALPGAKPPGLDFEISSRPLAGIESEGMLCAEEELGLETSSEGLWILNPDLPLGMPALKATELEDTVVEIELTPNRPDALSARGVAREVGAIVGRPIRESAPYFEAAEVGATARRLVIEDAEGCPNYVLSEISGVKVEEAPAWLRRRLASIGTRSINNVVDLTNYILMDLGQPLHAFDAAKVSGSLCVRRAKVGETLEGIDHKIHKLIEDDLVIADENGPVAIAGVMGGAATEVSETTTDILLECAYFDPTTVRKTARRLGLHTESSHRFERGIDRGQTLEHAMAAEALLRQISPSCAVKGRTQICAKEVKPLAVELTLDLVHRTLGLELEISEVSSLLASIGLHSKVDGLRLEVSVPSFRPDIERPIDLVEEVARLHGFDKLLPTRSEVQMGYVHRLKPGKSATIVPKAKLARERTTRSVLLAKGFAETLGYSFHGAEQGVFLGASKSDVLANALAPELSVMRQSLIPSLLKTLGVNIAQRAESLALFEFGRVYLEPERQRLGILVYGARQSHFSGQVPWDFFDLKGLVQEITHGLVDHGEWRVPTQVHESLHPGVQAEWLVDDKVMGLVGQVHPTLASQYDAKGPVFVAELEWSWIAEGLGDVPQHRPISKFPAVSRDFAIIGLTERPFSEIEELIGELRQGDPAFGAVFQEMSLFDVYSGAPIPEGKRSLAVTLTYRSSERTLTDVEIQAADQAFLGAIHSRGYELR; encoded by the coding sequence ATGAAGGTAGCACGCACCTGGTTAAATGATTGGGTTGACCTCAAGGGCGTCGATTTCAAGAGTGTTATCGAGCAATTGAGTCTGCGAGGGCTTGAAGTTGCCTCTCTCAAAGAGCTGGCAGATGACCACGTGGTGGTGGGGCGGATCGATGAGATTGTCGATCATCCCAATAGCGACAAACTGGTGATTTGTAAGGTCGACGTCGGTGATGGACGGCTGAGGCAGATCGGTTGCGGCGCCAAGAATATGAAGGCTGGAGACCTCGTGCCAGTTGCACTACCCGGCGCCAAACCACCAGGGCTCGACTTTGAGATTTCTTCCAGACCGCTCGCCGGGATCGAGTCTGAGGGTATGTTATGTGCCGAAGAGGAGTTGGGGCTCGAAACATCGAGTGAGGGCCTTTGGATCCTGAATCCGGATCTTCCGCTCGGTATGCCAGCGCTCAAAGCGACTGAACTCGAAGATACGGTCGTCGAGATCGAACTGACTCCTAATCGCCCGGACGCTTTGAGTGCTCGCGGGGTGGCGCGTGAGGTCGGTGCAATCGTTGGAAGACCTATTCGAGAATCAGCCCCTTATTTTGAGGCGGCAGAGGTTGGGGCGACGGCCCGAAGATTGGTTATTGAGGACGCCGAGGGCTGTCCGAACTACGTCCTGAGCGAGATTTCGGGTGTTAAGGTCGAGGAGGCGCCAGCGTGGTTGCGTCGTCGACTGGCGAGCATCGGAACTCGCAGCATCAATAACGTGGTGGATTTGACCAATTATATCTTGATGGACCTCGGCCAGCCGCTCCATGCGTTTGATGCCGCGAAAGTAAGTGGCTCCTTATGTGTTAGAAGGGCGAAGGTAGGAGAGACTCTGGAGGGGATCGATCACAAGATCCACAAGCTGATTGAAGACGACCTCGTGATTGCTGACGAGAATGGTCCGGTCGCGATTGCTGGCGTCATGGGAGGCGCAGCGACCGAAGTCAGTGAGACCACCACAGATATCCTTCTTGAGTGCGCTTATTTTGACCCAACGACCGTGCGTAAGACTGCGAGGCGGCTGGGTCTTCATACGGAGTCGAGCCATCGTTTTGAGCGTGGCATCGACCGCGGACAGACTCTTGAGCACGCGATGGCAGCAGAGGCCCTCCTGCGTCAAATCTCTCCGTCTTGTGCGGTTAAAGGGCGGACTCAAATCTGTGCCAAGGAAGTCAAACCGCTCGCCGTGGAATTGACGCTAGATCTGGTTCACCGAACTTTGGGGCTAGAGCTAGAGATTTCTGAGGTGTCCAGTCTTCTGGCGAGTATCGGTCTACATTCTAAGGTAGACGGTTTGCGTCTAGAGGTTTCGGTTCCGAGTTTTCGACCTGATATAGAGCGGCCTATCGATCTCGTCGAAGAGGTTGCCCGGTTGCACGGGTTCGACAAGCTCTTGCCGACCCGCTCCGAGGTCCAGATGGGCTACGTCCATCGATTAAAGCCCGGAAAGTCTGCGACCATCGTTCCCAAGGCCAAGCTCGCAAGAGAGCGCACAACGCGCTCCGTGCTCCTTGCGAAGGGGTTTGCGGAAACGCTCGGCTATAGTTTTCATGGGGCAGAGCAGGGCGTGTTCCTCGGGGCCTCCAAGAGCGATGTGCTGGCAAATGCTTTGGCACCAGAGTTGTCGGTCATGCGCCAATCACTGATACCCTCTTTGCTAAAGACCCTTGGGGTTAATATTGCGCAACGGGCTGAGAGCCTCGCACTCTTTGAGTTCGGACGTGTCTACCTTGAGCCTGAGCGCCAACGCCTTGGAATTCTTGTGTACGGCGCTCGTCAAAGTCACTTCAGTGGCCAGGTTCCGTGGGATTTCTTCGACCTGAAGGGGTTGGTTCAAGAAATCACTCATGGGCTAGTTGATCACGGAGAGTGGAGAGTGCCAACGCAAGTCCATGAGAGTTTGCACCCTGGTGTGCAGGCTGAATGGCTCGTAGACGACAAAGTTATGGGTTTGGTGGGGCAGGTTCACCCAACTCTCGCTTCGCAATACGACGCAAAAGGTCCGGTCTTTGTAGCGGAGCTCGAGTGGTCGTGGATAGCCGAGGGGCTTGGGGACGTGCCGCAGCATAGGCCCATATCTAAATTTCCTGCCGTCAGTCGAGACTTTGCCATCATCGGCTTAACTGAGCGACCCTTCTCAGAGATCGAAGAGTTGATTGGTGAGTTGCGTCAAGGAGACCCTGCATTTGGCGCGGTTTTCCAAGAGATGAGTCTCTTTGATGTGTATTCGGGTGCGCCGATTCCGGAAGGAAAGCGAAGTCTTGCGGTAACTCTGACCTATCGGAGCTCGGAGCGCACACTCACAGACGTTGAAATTCAGGCTGCCGACCAGGCTTTCTTGGGCGCGATTCATAGCCGAGGCTATGAATTGCGTTGA
- the pheS gene encoding phenylalanine--tRNA ligase subunit alpha, translating into MEKLQDLGREGSEAFGACERLEDAIQIKNRYLGKSGQVAELMKYLRDLPPEGKRDVGQASNAAKQSIEAAFEGRVSQIKAAELARRLEEERVDVTLPGRAPSVVGGHPVQTVMWELIDLFTDLGFDVAEGPEIEDDFHNFEALNFPADHPARDMQDTFMFPDGRLLRTHTSPVQVRTMLAYEPPIQVISPGRVYRCDSDITHSPVFHQIEALHLGPKVTMRDLIGTLTAFAEGYFGVGTKVRLRPSFFPFTEPSAEVDIGCVFCNQAGCRVCKQTGWIEILGCGMVDPNVLIAGGIDPETTQGYALGLGVERVAMLKYGVNDIRLFFENDLRFLKQF; encoded by the coding sequence ATCGAAAAGTTGCAGGATCTCGGCCGTGAGGGCTCTGAGGCGTTCGGAGCCTGTGAGCGGCTAGAAGATGCGATCCAAATCAAGAATCGCTACCTTGGAAAGAGTGGGCAGGTCGCAGAGCTTATGAAGTATCTGCGTGATCTGCCGCCTGAAGGAAAGCGTGACGTGGGCCAGGCGTCCAACGCGGCGAAACAGTCGATTGAGGCAGCTTTCGAAGGTCGGGTGTCCCAGATCAAGGCGGCTGAGTTGGCTCGTCGTCTTGAAGAAGAGCGTGTGGATGTGACACTGCCAGGTCGCGCCCCGAGCGTGGTGGGTGGGCATCCAGTGCAAACTGTGATGTGGGAGCTGATCGACCTCTTCACGGATCTTGGATTCGACGTGGCGGAAGGGCCGGAGATTGAGGACGATTTCCACAACTTTGAGGCGCTGAACTTCCCGGCAGATCATCCTGCGAGAGATATGCAGGATACCTTCATGTTCCCTGACGGACGCCTGCTTAGAACGCATACGTCACCGGTGCAGGTAAGGACCATGCTCGCCTATGAGCCACCGATCCAGGTGATCTCTCCAGGCCGCGTCTACCGGTGTGATAGCGATATCACGCATAGTCCAGTGTTCCATCAAATCGAGGCGTTGCACTTGGGCCCCAAGGTTACGATGCGGGATTTGATCGGGACCCTTACTGCGTTTGCAGAGGGCTATTTCGGGGTCGGGACAAAGGTTCGTTTGCGTCCGAGCTTCTTCCCGTTCACGGAGCCATCGGCTGAGGTCGATATCGGTTGCGTGTTCTGTAATCAAGCTGGATGCCGGGTGTGCAAGCAGACGGGCTGGATTGAGATTCTTGGGTGCGGCATGGTTGACCCCAACGTCTTGATCGCCGGCGGGATCGATCCCGAGACAACGCAAGGATACGCGCTTGGCCTCGGTGTCGAGCGCGTCGCAATGTTGAAGTACGGCGTCAACGACATCCGTCTCTTCTTCGAGAATGACTTACGATTCCTAAAACAATTTTAA